The Acomys russatus chromosome X, mAcoRus1.1, whole genome shotgun sequence genome segment ACAGAAGTCTGCTTTACTCTGGGGCAGTGGTAAGGCTTGTAGTCATTTCTGTTTCCCTAGAAACTCCGTGGAGCATTGAGAGAAAAACATGGGAAAGGAACCAAGAGCCCTCTATGCAGACTGTTGCTAGGCTACCTGTCCCCTCTCAAGTGTTCCTCCCTTTCCACTGGCCTCAGGAAAAGAGGGAGAACTGAAGGGTAGCAGAGATGGAGTGCAGGGGGCAGGCATTGAGAAGCTTTCTCCTTGAGTGTAGTGAATGGATATTCAGTATCCCTCCGCTGCTCCCTCCTGCTGCCTAACTCCAGACCTCCTTCTCCCTGTAGACCCCGCCCGAAAGCCCTCACAGACCCTAACTCATTCCACACACTGTAGTGGCGCCAAAAACGTGGTGGTGGTCTCTGCTTAGGATAAACAGGGGTCTGCAGAAGCTCAGTGGCGCAACCCGCCCCTCCCTCCAAGTGGAGTGGGGTTGTCTCTGGCCCCGCCCACTCCGAGTCGGAACTACGGTGGGCCCGGGAGGGGGCGTTGAGCCTAGCGCCATATCCCTCCGCCCCCTTCCCGACACCCTCGAGGCTAGCTCTGCTGCCGCATCCTGCGCAGCCCCTGCCTGTTTGGTGTTGAGACGTCGGGGCGGGACACGTCTCTGCTATTCCGCTTGCGCGCGCAAGGCGGTGGGGGCCCAGTGAGAGGAGCAGCGGAGGAGGACAGAGCACAGCCAGGAGCAGACAGGGGACGACGGACTCGGGGACAACccggagcccagagccctgggcCGCGCGCCTGGCCAGGCAAGTGGGGGTGTGTCGAGGGCTCTGGGCGGTCACACTGCCTGGCCCTAACAGTCCAGTGCAGGCCATCGGGATCGTGGCTGCTTCCTGGAGCTGTGCCCAGAGACCTCaggcagtgaggaggaggaggaggaggcgggaaCCCAGGTGGTGTGGCGGGCGCAGGGGCTGGCTACAGTGGAGGGGTGTGATGGTCTGGAGGCCTGCGGAGCAGATGTCTTGACAGCAGGCTTCCCTCCCCTTCTAGGTGTCTGGGCcgtgcgtgggggtggggggaaggcgcCTGTGGGAGAAATGGCGGCCTGGGAGCTGAGGGGTGGTGCCCCTAGGAGGTCGCTGTCTGTAGGTTGGAGGCCAGTGGCCAGCTCTGTGAATAGCTTAGCTCTGGGTGATGAGTTGCATTACTACCTGGGCCCTTATTCCATAAAGGGCCCTAATGCCCTTGTGGGTGCTGTCTCTTCCCACAGCCTCCTGTTTGGGTGGCAAAGTCTCCTGTAGGGGTGGTAAGAGAGTGGTGGATTCTGGAGAAGGGGAAACATAATTAGAGGGATGATCATGAAGGCACCAGAACATAAGAATGAAATGTCCATCTCCCTTcaatacaggattgttttatggCCTTCCGTTTAGAATCTTGTGCTTAATTTACTGGAAGCAAATGGTCATGATAAGGAGTTGGTCATATATTCAGAACTCCTGGCTGTATAAATATTATGACATTATCCTATCTTTTATGTTCAGGATCCATTTTCTCcacattctgtttctctctgaacatttttttttatgtgtttgaatgggAGTTAAGGGAGAACTTTTTGTGTACATGGATGTAAATTAATACTGCATTTAAGTACCTGTTTCTGGGACCCCCATATATCATCTCCAGTCACTTTTCCTAGTTCCTCATGTTTTTATACAGAAGCAGTAGCAGAGAAAATGTGCTGTGTCTAAAGGTGGGCATGAGAATTGATAGAGTCCGTTTACTTGGGTCCTGATTCTTTAAAAGGGCTGTTTGAACTTGGGTTTTGAAAATATGCCCATAAACCTAATCATTTTATACCATGGTCAACATGCTGCGTTTTCCTCAGTATCTTTTGCTTTCTGTAGGTCGACTCTTCTTTAGTGGAAGAGTAGCAACTCTCAAGGATCCTGCTTTGTGGTGAGGCTGACATTGATAGCACACGAGGTACGATCTTACTATACGTGGGGAGGCTGGTATTTCAATTATTGAAATTTTTGTATTCATTAGCTTCCCTGCCTTCTCACCATCCATCTCTATACCTTGTATCTTCCCTCAGGGAATGAGATTTATTCCTGCATGGGAAGGAAGATACATGACTTCAGGGTTAGGAGGATGTATATTCAGACAGATTACAGGTCTTAAGCACATCTGGGGAATAATCGAGGCAGGACTGATGACATGTGGGAGACATTTAACAACCGTGAACATACAagagcatgtgctgtcatctTAGTCCTTTTAGTGTTTCTTATGGGAGGGGGTGTTTTGCTGTTgtcttttgcctctgcctttttAATCCATAAGCCTGTTTCTTGGTTTTGCAGAACAGTGTTTCCCAAtgtgtgggttgtgacccctttgcaGGGTAAAGGATCCTTTCACTGTGGTTGTATATGAGAGATTTACATTACAATGCATAAAcatagcaaaattagttatgaggGGGTCACCACCagatgaggaactgtatgtaagggttgcagcattaggaaggttgagaactgctgttctagagaCTTGTAAGTAGCTGTTCATTTCAtaagttaagaaagaaaacaaaacttcattaGGATTCATGGTGACTATGAACAAGCGCATGCGCAGGCCTGTCAATGGGTAGTAGAGTGGGTGAAACCAGATCTTACCTTGGACCCATTGTGTTCCAACTTTCCAGACATTCCTTCCCTCATACTCATTACAGGTAGTGGGAGGTCAGTGAGTGAAGATTTTGTAATAGGTAATTAGCAGATACTGGGCCAGAAAACGTGGAGAGAATTCATAAGAGAGAACAGGGTATGGGGTAGAATTAAGATTCCTGAGGATACAGGTATAGGTCTGTTTGTCAGCTACTAAAGATTCTAACCCCACATGTATTTTTGTCTCTAGCGCTGCCTTTGAAGTCAGTTGGACAGCTGTTCAACAGTGACAGTGAGGAAGGACTACATAGTCACATCACTTCAGCGCAGGTCAGTGTGAAGCTTTGCTGAAGCCTCTAAGTCCCTGATGGTGTGTACAGGTATAGGACCAAAGGGGCTGGgtgctccttcctccctctcactctaAGCAAGCTGAGCTACTCTGTACGGGTATGCTCGAGGAAGAGAAAAGTATGGTAGCACTTGGGCTGGATGCAAATACGCAAGAAGTAAAGGGAGACGGCGGAGTTTTGTACTGATCCACATCTTCTACCACACAAATCATGTCtcctttcctgtccttctgtGTAGCTGTCAGTACAATGGGCCAAAGTTGGAGGACACTCAGAGACTATTTCTTTTTCCCACCTTAGGTCTTTCTCCAGCGGTGACCTTGGGTTGGCAGAAGACTGCTTTCAACGAGTCTGCCTTCGGAAAGCATCATCTTCCCCCTAACCTGAGTGTGTCTTTACTTGGTCCTTGTCATCAATAGAGACTGTATGTCAAAAAAGGGAGTTTTGTAACGACTAAACTGAcagctgtctttgactctttctgcCAAGTTTCTCTCTGACCAAGTTAAAAAGTATAAAGATACCAGCCTGGAACAAAGAGAGAACTAAGGATAGGACTGGACAGGTGTGTATAACTGCACATCAACCATGACAGGTTCAAAGAATAGGGCTAGAGCGCAGGCTAAACTCGAGAGGAAGGCAAATGCACATGCCAGAGCTGTGGCAGAGAGGGAGGCTGCTACTGCAGGCAGAGGTGCCGGCAAAAACCGGGACAAAGGAAAAGGTAAGGCAGGAGCTAAAACAGATGCAGTGGCAGAGATGAAAGCTGGCTCTAAGAACAAGGTGGCTGCTGAGCTGAAAGAAGGAACAAGGTCAGAATCTAAGGCTCTAGGAAAAGCCGCATCAGATTTCAGCCATAAGGCTGAGAGTAAGGCTGCCAGATCCACGCGTAAGGAGAAGCCTGGTAGTGATACGTGGTTCTGGGCTGGGGAAGATTCTGGTCTTAATTCCTGGTTCTGGAAGGGAGAAGAGGTTAGTCATAATGCTGTTGCTAAGAGTGAAAGTAAAGCTAATACTGGTACCCAGGGCCGTACCGAGGAGTCAGAGCCTACACTTAGAAGCAGCCACAAGTCCAGGtcaggggctgaggaggaggaggaagagaatgttATTGGGAACTGGTTTTGGGAAGGAGATGACACTGGTTTTGATTCTGATCCTAAACCGGTGTTCAGAATCATTAAGCCTCAGCCAGTAGATGAAATTAACGAGAAAAATAGGCCAAAGGACTGGTCTGAGGTAACTATCTGGCCAAAAGCTCCTGCCGTAATTCCAGCAGTGTTAGGTTATAGATCCCAGGACTCATCTGAGGCAAGGCCCTCTTCATTTATTGTTCTGGCctcaaatgaagaagaagaaacttcatCAGCCTGCACTAAGAATACTCGATCAAGCCTCCAGCCTATCCCTGAGTACCCATTTGGTTCTGATCCTTGCATCCAGACCTTAGATGAAATTAGACAACAAATCAGGATCAGAGAAGAGAATGGCATCAAGCCATTTGCTTGCCCTTGCAAAATGGAGTGCTATTTGGATTCTCCAGAATTTGAAAAGCTTGTTAACATACTTAAGTCAACTACTGATCCTCTCATTCATAAAATAGCACAGATAGCAATGGGTATACATAaagtccatccatttgcccaggAG includes the following:
- the Gprasp3 gene encoding G protein-coupled receptor associated sorting protein 3, translated to MTGSKNRARAQAKLERKANAHARAVAEREAATAGRGAGKNRDKGKGKAGAKTDAVAEMKAGSKNKVAAELKEGTRSESKALGKAASDFSHKAESKAARSTRKEKPGSDTWFWAGEDSGLNSWFWKGEEVSHNAVAKSESKANTGTQGRTEESEPTLRSSHKSRSGAEEEEEENVIGNWFWEGDDTGFDSDPKPVFRIIKPQPVDEINEKNRPKDWSEVTIWPKAPAVIPAVLGYRSQDSSEARPSSFIVLASNEEEETSSACTKNTRSSLQPIPEYPFGSDPCIQTLDEIRQQIRIREENGIKPFACPCKMECYLDSPEFEKLVNILKSTTDPLIHKIAQIAMGIHKVHPFAQEFINEVGVVTLIESLLSFSSPEGIKKTVITLNSSGDDRQHKVEFHVKHMCKETVSFPLNSPGQQSGLKIIAQLTTESVHHYIVVSYFSELFHLLSQGNRKTRNLVLKVFLNMSENPKAARDMINMKALAALKLIFNQKEAKANLVSAVAIFINIKEHIRKGSIVVVDHLSYNTLTAIFREVKGIIERM